The genomic segment GAACCCAATTAACCTAATGAATTCACTGGTGAGTGGATGTGAGCTGAGAACAAGCTTAAAAACCACTGTATTATAGTTAGTttagctttaaaataaatggatgtCATGTGGATAATAGGACTGTTAGCTGTTTTATATAAGAGTTTCTGTAAACTATTTTTCTCCTTTGCCATTTAACAAAATGAATTTGTTAATTTAATAATCCTTATTATAACCGACCATTACAATTACtcgtgtttttctttgtctaaaCTAGGCCATGGATATTTGATTGCAAATGTCCTATGTGGATCATTTGGCTTCAACTTTTGccaaacattacatttttcttcttcttggacCTATTTTAAAATCTGACATTTCTCTGAGAGTTACATTTTAAACCCATGAAACATTTGAGAGAGTCTGTCAGGTTTATTTtcaccaaaaccaaaaccaaattttAGTCTCGTAAGGAAACTGATAATCATCTCTCAGTCCTTTAGTCGCGTGTTTAAGCCAAACATtacatttgtaaataaataaaattttaaactcGAGACACTGAAGGAAGATTTCTATTGTTTATTGCAAAACTGTTTCAATTTTCTTATTAAAACTCACTGGCATTCAGGTGATTTGACGATAACAATAACTCATAAACATCTCTTGATTCTCCGATGAATGCTCacagtttttgaaaaataaaaaaccgTGCGCCACAGTAAAAGCGGCACTGACAGATTCAAAAAAAATTTGGACTCATCTTCTTGCTGTGTAACTGAAAACTGACTCACTAACTCAAACCTGCATGGGACAGCGCGGCAGCATTGTGCAACAGCAAAACCCCTAATCTCTGCCTGGGGACAAATTACATTTGGGCTGTAATATTATCTAAATAAGGAATAATTTGTTTCATAACTTCGGGAGAAAACTCAATCACAGGAGAGAGCAGAAAGAAAGCAAACACGGAAAACGAGATTCCACAAGATCAGATCTGGATTgagtttaatttaataactaAATTTCTTCCTGAATAACTTGTGAATTCCTCGCCATCTTCTAGATTAAATTCTGCGTATAAAAATACTGCTCCGCCTGCTCTGCAGCATCAGAATCGTTTCATCTGCCTGCGCTCTTGTCTTCTCTGCTTCTTCTCGTTCACCTCCTCGGGCGCCGACGGGCTTTCTGCCATAAACCAGGGGCCCAGGAAGTTTACCCACAGCAAGTAGAGGGCACGGGCCGGGGcctggcacacacacagaggacaaaCTCAAATTATGACATGTGTGGaaagcaaaatgaaaagaagTCGGGTAGACGGGACTACAAAACCTCTTACCAGCAGCCAGAGATACCAGAAGTAAGAGGAGATGGTGCTGAGCACTTGCACTATGGCTGTGAGCAGGATCACGTCCTTCAGGTGCCTAAAACCAGAATTAATCAtcactgaaaaagaacatgtgacCACAGCAAAGGACACAGAGCCCTCATCAGGCCGCCTGGACCTTTGCACACGTGCCACGGTTCAGGTGGTTTCCAGCAAATGTTTCACCTCGGGCTCCTCGAGGCGTTACAGTAAAGCCACACATTCAGTCTCATCTTGGAGTCTCGACATGGAGTACAACCACATGAATGtcttttgagtttttttaaagtacaagCGTGTTACTGGCAACACTCCTGACCTCAGGCGCCACCTTCAGGCCTGCACGCTGGACTCTTCCTATGTTTTCATCCACAATGAGGTTCCTCCTCACAAAAAAGTCAGGTCAGGCAGACACAGAGGTTGATGTCCGTGCAATTTAGAGGTCCATCACCACTAAAGATTCTCTATGGAGACAGCGTTGTACGGGACAGCAGCCAAATCTAAATCTGGTGCAGCCTTTGCTTGAAATTGAACTACTTTTATAAAGCGCTCAAAAAGACGAAGGAGCACTTTTTAATCAGACTATagcatcaagtcagttaaagttgtgggatattgatctggtcaggatgttaatcagtttcagctgctttggtctTTATGAAATTATCAACAGGTGcactagaggggcaacaatgagacTCCTTTCGTTTTTTTGAGCAGTATTTTAATcgtgtcattttattttttcaaagacGAAAATGCTGTGAGAGCTCACGCATATTGTTCAgtggaaaaacactgaaaattctGTTTAGTTTCCACAATGCAGTAGGACAGATATACCACCGCACTTCAACAAAAGCTGGAAATGCCTCACACACCTCACTGGACGGTGTGAGACATCTTGGAGAGACGACTTACTCTGCCATTCCCTGCTCCATGTTTAGGTCTATCCCTCCGTCCAGGAGACTTCCGTCATCAGCAAACGCCGGCTTGGCCATGGCTGCCATGGAGCGGTAACTCCCGACGTACACCGCCAACGCGAACACGAGCAGCAACTGCCAGAAGAGTCGTAGAAGAGAAGCCAGAAACATTCAATCCTATTTGCGGACATTCACAGTTTAAATTATggtctttaaataaactcaccAATGTCCAAAATGTGGACGAACTGTAGAAAACCAAGAAATTTACAGCGGCGTATATCACCTGCAGAGGAGCACAAGAGACCTGCGATCActatttcaaacaaatgatgaattcaatttttttttttttttaaatcagaaaaGTACCtaaattaatataaaaacacccaaatCCTACAGTCAGGACTTAAACTGATATTAGATTTGAGTGTCCCAAATAGTCAAAGCCTCAGAAAATGAAGTGTGAACACGTTTTGATCCCCTGCGAATCAATTTCTCACCCTGGAGACCCTGTAAAGGCCTGAAAACATGACTGAAAACATccaaaaacaacacagagccTCTCACATTCGCTCCGAGGATGACTCTCGTGTAGAACTTCAGAGTGGCTTCATTCTCCTCGTAGATCTGCCTCTTTCCCTTCGTGCCAACTTTACCTTTGGGCTGATGGGCAAAACACAGAGGGCAATGACAGCGTTACCATACATATCCAAGCATATTAATTAAGGCAGGCGCAAAAGCTTTCAGATACTTCTTTCTTACCGTATAGTGTTTGAACTCAACTCATCTAAAGCACCAATGTGTGTACGTCTTCACAGAGTTATTAGATCTACAACTAGGTAGGAAACAATATCTTAAAATGAGCAGGTGATCTTAGCGAAGACGTCACCTCTGGACTCGAGCTTCTCTCCAGTGATGATAAGACAGTAACACAGTGGTTGTTCCACTGGCCCCACTTACACTTGGACATAAAGCATATGGACTACACTTCTTTTTACCCCAAATCACGTAAACACTTTAAAGCACATTTTCAAGCTTTTCCAACCAGCCAGAGGAGCCATTCCAGCCAAATCTCGCAAGTTTTCTAACACGTCTGGTTAAGAAATGGCATAAAAAACGCCGTTTAATTATTCAAAAGGGCGCCTTTACTCCTCGCAAATGGGCAATAGAAAACCGTTCGGTGCCTTTGCAATCCCCAAAATGCGCCGGCATGATGTCGAGGCAGCATGGGTACGGGCAACCTTTTTTTTTGCGGATGCCATGACGctgcccccaccacgatgccgccctggGCAACTGCCCATGTTGCCcatatctaaaaccgctactggttGTACGGTTTACAAATGCATGAGCATACACCCAGAACGTTAATTCACTTCTTCGGTCCATTAAATAAGATGTTACTGTgatataaaaacaacaaaattggGTTTAAAAAGTGCGTCCTACAGAAGGAACACAGATTAAAGCTTCCACTCACATGAAAccttttcactgtttttgcAACTGATGATATTTGACATGCTGCACATTAACCAAATATCAGTGTAGGGTTACAGTAACCGTAACGAATGAAGTATGAAGGTTTTAGGAGATAAATGTAAACGCATTAGTCAAGATCAATTTTGTCTTCaatgtaaaatattattttaatgcACATTTTTATGTGATTACATTAAAAGTTTGCCTTTTACGGGCCAAATTTAAAAGATGTTTAAATACCTTGTTCTTCAGCTGCTCCCacatcatctgcctccatctcatcctatccctagcatcctcctttatcacaccaaccctccgtgtgtcctccttcactacatccatgaatcttctctgcgCTCctgctcttttcctcctgcccggcagctccatcttcaacatcctttattaaatatatccactatccctcctctatACATGTCcgaaccatctcagccttgcttctctaactttgtctccaaactgctcgaCCTgtgctgtccctctgatgtactcatttctaatcttgcccatcctggtcactcccaatgaaaCTCTTAGCATCTCCATCTCAGACACCTCTACCTGCTGTCTTTTTCTCAGTGTCAGCAGGTCTCACTATCATCTTCTAGACGCTCCCTTTTAAGCTTGCTGCTATTCTTCAGCCACagatcacccctgacactcatctccacctgctccactct from the Oreochromis niloticus isolate F11D_XX linkage group LG1, O_niloticus_UMD_NMBU, whole genome shotgun sequence genome contains:
- the tmem208 gene encoding transmembrane protein 208, with the protein product MAPKGKVGTKGKRQIYEENEATLKFYTRVILGANVIYAAVNFLVFYSSSTFWTLLLLVFALAVYVGSYRSMAAMAKPAFADDGSLLDGGIDLNMEQGMAEHLKDVILLTAIVQVLSTISSYFWYLWLLAPARALYLLWVNFLGPWFMAESPSAPEEVNEKKQRRQERRQMKRF